A single region of the Pararhodospirillum photometricum DSM 122 genome encodes:
- the sfsA gene encoding DNA/RNA nuclease SfsA, which produces MIFPDPLVPGRLVRRYKRFLADVVLDDGQSVIAHVANSGSMRTVCEEGARVWLSPARTPGRALAWTWEIIELGQARVGVNTATPNRVVAEALAAGQIPALAGYSRVRREVPYAGRSRIDLLLEDDHRPACYVEIKNVTMKAGDAPEGVVAFPDAVTARGAKHVADLATMVREGARAVLVYVVQRTDGDRVRVADEIDPAYGRAFDQARAAGVEVVCLGCDVDSQQGIRVNRTLSLVRPSLSS; this is translated from the coding sequence GTGATCTTTCCCGACCCCTTGGTGCCGGGCCGCTTGGTTCGACGCTATAAGCGTTTTTTGGCCGATGTGGTGCTCGACGACGGCCAAAGCGTGATCGCGCATGTGGCCAATTCGGGATCCATGCGCACGGTGTGCGAGGAAGGGGCGCGGGTCTGGCTGTCGCCGGCCCGCACGCCCGGCCGAGCCTTGGCGTGGACCTGGGAAATCATTGAACTGGGACAAGCGCGCGTGGGAGTGAATACGGCCACCCCCAATCGGGTGGTGGCCGAGGCCCTTGCGGCCGGGCAGATCCCGGCGTTGGCTGGCTATAGCCGCGTGCGCCGCGAGGTTCCCTATGCCGGACGCTCGCGTATTGATCTTTTGCTGGAAGACGACCACCGCCCTGCGTGCTACGTTGAGATCAAGAACGTGACCATGAAGGCCGGGGATGCTCCCGAGGGGGTCGTGGCCTTTCCTGATGCGGTGACCGCACGCGGTGCCAAGCACGTGGCCGACCTCGCGACCATGGTGCGCGAAGGGGCCCGGGCCGTGTTGGTGTATGTGGTGCAACGGACCGATGGTGATCGGGTGCGCGTTGCCGACGAAATTGATCCGGCGTATGGCCGAGCTTTCGATCAAGCCCGGGCTGCGGGCGTCGAGGTGGTGTGTCTTGGGTGCGACGTGGATTCCCAGCAAGGAATCCGTGTAAACCGGACACTCTCCCTTGTCCGGCCTTCCTTGTCGTCTTAA
- a CDS encoding DUF4870 family protein yields MDVETSSAAPAPQSNPEGDRKLVQIVYGLMLPVFMVVPPIIGXIIAHIMVRDTQGMARSHFIYQIRTFWLGLAIVVVGFATQFLMIGELIMLLAIPWVIVRCVRGFGLANERKAHPNPHTYLW; encoded by the coding sequence ATGGATGTCGAGACATCGTCCGCCGCGCCGGCGCCGCAGAGCAATCCCGAGGGGGATCGCAAGCTGGTGCAGATCGTTTACGGGCTTATGCTGCCGGTTTTCATGGTGGTGCCCCCCATCATCGGGRCGATTATCGCGCATATCATGGTGCGCGATACCCAGGGCATGGCCCGTTCCCACTTCATCTACCAGATCCGCACCTTTTGGTTGGGTCTGGCCATCGTTGTGGTCGGCTTTGCCACTCAGTTCCTGATGATTGGGGAACTGATCATGTTGTTGGCGATTCCTTGGGTGATCGTGCGCTGCGTGCGCGGCTTTGGGCTGGCCAACGAGCGCAAAGCGCACCCCAACCCACACACCTATTTGTGGTAA
- the radC gene encoding RadC family protein, producing the protein MAEAGQGGVEKPLYVGHRGRLRERFLAAPESLPDYELLELLLFLAHSRTDVKPLAKKLLARFGTFAEVINATPEDLRRTDGVGDAAVAALKTVQVAAVRLLQGQVMNQPVLGSWDRVLEYCHARLDGQRTEQVRLLFLDSRNRLIADEMQQQGTINHAPIYPREVVRRALELHAAAVILVHNHPSGDPTPSAADQDMTLQVRDGLRAVGIALHDHLVIARGGHVSFRAQGLF; encoded by the coding sequence GTGGCCGAGGCCGGGCAGGGCGGCGTAGAGAAGCCGCTGTATGTGGGCCATCGAGGCCGATTGCGCGAGCGTTTTTTAGCGGCCCCCGAGAGTCTTCCTGATTACGAGTTGCTCGAACTCCTGCTGTTTCTGGCCCATTCCCGCACCGACGTGAAGCCGCTGGCCAAGAAGCTGTTGGCGCGCTTTGGCACGTTTGCCGAGGTGATCAATGCCACACCGGAGGATCTGCGCCGGACTGACGGCGTGGGCGACGCGGCGGTGGCGGCGCTCAAGACGGTGCAGGTGGCGGCGGTGCGTCTGCTGCAAGGGCAGGTGATGAACCAACCGGTGCTGGGGTCCTGGGATCGTGTTTTGGAATACTGCCACGCTCGACTGGATGGGCAACGCACCGAGCAGGTCCGGTTGCTTTTTCTCGATTCCCGCAATCGGCTGATTGCCGACGAGATGCAGCAGCAAGGGACCATCAATCACGCGCCGATCTACCCGCGCGAGGTGGTGCGCCGGGCCTTGGAACTGCACGCGGCGGCGGTGATCTTGGTGCACAACCATCCCTCCGGCGACCCGACGCCCTCGGCGGCCGACCAGGACATGACCTTGCAGGTGCGCGACGGCCTGCGCGCGGTGGGGATTGCTTTGCATGACCATCTTGTGATCGCGCGCGGAGGGCATGTTTCCTTCCGGGCCCAGGGGTTGTTTTAG
- the puhA gene encoding photosynthetic reaction center subunit H, whose product MYVGELVGNFDVATLVTAIFFVSFFLGLIVYLRMEDRREGYPLEDDLSGKLEAMGPHAMSPPKTFHLLHGGANSVPNDARDTRVIKAKPTARWAGSPLEPTGDPMVDAVGPAAFAERAATPDLTLEGNLRIVPLAKNSDFWLSSCDPDPRGMQVIAADDVVVGSVADVWVDKSECLVRYYEVALTSGKRVLVPFTRGQIVASTRTIYVAAADSAHFTSAPTIAKSDQITLREEDRVMGYFAGGLMYTKKAW is encoded by the coding sequence ATGTATGTTGGGGAACTCGTTGGCAACTTCGACGTTGCCACCTTGGTTACCGCCATTTTCTTTGTGTCGTTTTTCCTCGGGCTGATCGTCTACCTGCGTATGGAAGACCGTCGTGAGGGCTACCCCCTGGAAGACGATCTGTCGGGCAAGCTGGAGGCCATGGGCCCCCACGCCATGAGCCCGCCGAAGACCTTCCACCTGCTGCACGGTGGCGCCAATTCCGTTCCGAACGATGCGCGTGACACCCGCGTGATCAAGGCCAAGCCGACCGCTCGTTGGGCGGGCTCGCCGCTGGAGCCGACCGGCGATCCGATGGTTGACGCCGTGGGTCCCGCCGCGTTCGCCGAGCGGGCCGCTACCCCCGACCTGACCTTGGAGGGTAACCTCCGCATCGTCCCCCTGGCCAAGAACAGCGATTTCTGGCTGTCCTCGTGCGATCCCGATCCGCGCGGCATGCAGGTTATTGCCGCCGATGACGTGGTCGTGGGCTCGGTCGCCGACGTCTGGGTTGATAAGTCCGAGTGCTTGGTGCGCTACTACGAAGTCGCCCTGACCAGCGGCAAGCGGGTCCTGGTGCCCTTCACCCGCGGTCAGATCGTGGCCTCGACCCGCACCATCTATGTGGCGGCGGCGGATAGCGCTCACTTCACCTCGGCGCCGACCATTGCCAAGTCCGACCAGATCACCCTGCGGGAAGAAGACCGCGTGATGGGCTACTTTGCCGGCGGTCTGATGTACACCAAGAAGGCTTGGTAA
- the puhE gene encoding putative photosynthetic complex assembly protein PuhE has product MSFSDFATPIAYVLFVWWFSTGAILYLDGLPRRTYPLTFGITTVVLIVALTGISHTAAVTSVGAAYSSFTCGLLAWGWNEMMFLFGYITGPRRTACPEGCGGWRRFRLATLTILYHELAILGTAVALTALSWDKPNKVGLWTFVILWAMRLSAKFNVFLGARNLSEDFLPEHLEYLKTYFRKRPINLLFPISVTASTMVFTVMTLKIVDPALSRPEAIEVTFLATLTALAVLEHWFLVLPMPAEILWKWGLSSRTSDEDGGYIEIWPPHDGGALETRRGQMPMESTAVSPSSSTVAALGARIGPNAVIQVVRALRELGGPGDLERVFAAADLGRYLQSLPDHMIPEQEVTGLHHALREVLDPQLCERISRRAGQTTAEYLLANRIPKPIAFVLKRLPPALAARTLLGAIGRHAWTFAGSGHFSFEAGTPVRIRIQGSPLCRSIRADAPACAYYTATFEGLFRALVSPTSTVVETACGAMGAQACVFEITW; this is encoded by the coding sequence ATGTCCTTCAGCGATTTCGCCACTCCCATCGCCTATGTGTTGTTTGTTTGGTGGTTTAGCACCGGGGCGATTTTGTACCTCGACGGCTTGCCGCGTCGCACATACCCCCTGACCTTTGGAATCACCACGGTGGTGTTGATCGTGGCGTTGACCGGCATTTCCCACACGGCGGCGGTGACGTCGGTTGGGGCGGCCTATAGCTCGTTCACCTGCGGCCTGCTGGCGTGGGGATGGAACGAGATGATGTTTTTGTTTGGCTACATCACCGGTCCCCGGCGCACAGCCTGTCCCGAGGGATGTGGGGGATGGCGGCGGTTTCGGCTGGCGACCCTGACCATTCTCTATCATGAATTGGCCATTCTCGGCACGGCCGTTGCTTTGACAGCCCTGAGTTGGGACAAGCCGAACAAGGTGGGGCTGTGGACCTTTGTGATCTTGTGGGCCATGCGGTTGTCGGCCAAGTTTAATGTCTTTTTGGGGGCGCGCAACCTCAGCGAGGATTTTCTTCCCGAACACCTGGAATACCTTAAAACCTACTTCCGCAAGCGCCCGATTAATCTGCTGTTTCCAATTTCCGTGACCGCCTCCACCATGGTATTCACCGTGATGACGCTAAAAATTGTGGACCCGGCCCTCAGTCGGCCCGAGGCGATCGAGGTCACGTTTTTGGCGACCCTCACCGCGCTGGCGGTGCTGGAGCACTGGTTCCTGGTTCTGCCCATGCCGGCGGAGATCTTATGGAAATGGGGCCTCAGTTCCCGTACTAGCGACGAGGACGGGGGATATATCGAAATCTGGCCCCCGCACGACGGGGGAGCTTTAGAAACCCGACGAGGACAAATGCCCATGGAGTCAACCGCGGTTTCCCCGTCTTCTTCGACTGTTGCCGCCCTGGGGGCGCGTATTGGGCCCAATGCGGTCATCCAGGTGGTGCGGGCCTTGCGCGAGCTGGGCGGGCCGGGAGATCTGGAGCGTGTTTTTGCCGCCGCGGATCTGGGGCGCTACCTCCAGAGTCTGCCCGACCACATGATCCCCGAGCAGGAAGTGACAGGCCTGCACCACGCCTTGCGCGAAGTTTTGGACCCTCAGCTTTGCGAGCGTATTTCGCGCCGCGCCGGGCAAACCACGGCCGAGTATCTGCTGGCCAACCGCATTCCCAAGCCCATTGCCTTTGTGCTCAAGCGCCTGCCGCCCGCCTTGGCGGCGCGAACCTTGTTGGGGGCCATTGGCCGGCACGCCTGGACCTTTGCCGGCAGCGGGCATTTCTCCTTCGAGGCCGGGACCCCGGTTCGGATTCGCATCCAGGGCTCGCCGCTGTGCCGCTCCATTCGGGCCGACGCGCCGGCCTGCGCCTACTACACGGCGACCTTCGAGGGACTGTTCCGGGCTTTGGTCAGCCCCACCAGCACGGTGGTGGAAACGGCGTGCGGGGCCATGGGGGCCCAGGCCTGCGTGTTTGAAATCACGTGGTGA
- the puhB gene encoding photosynthetic complex putative assembly protein PuhB — protein sequence MGEYDSEPVLGLPEALPEGETILWQGAPDWKSLAQRALHVRLVALYFVGLFAWDVARPVNDGVPFAEAFVSALSLLIPAVVVLGLIALYAWVLARSTVYTLTNRRIALRFGVALPRTMNLPFAVIQSASLKVYANGTGDIPVVLTEKVRLAFLHLWPHVRPWRVKRSEPMLRCIPDAERVAGLLADALRQTSSETNSAG from the coding sequence ATGGGGGAATACGACTCCGAACCCGTGCTTGGCCTGCCCGAGGCCCTGCCAGAGGGGGAAACCATCCTTTGGCAGGGGGCGCCAGACTGGAAAAGTCTGGCGCAGCGGGCTTTGCATGTCCGTTTGGTGGCCTTGTACTTTGTCGGGCTCTTTGCCTGGGACGTGGCGCGGCCGGTGAACGATGGCGTTCCTTTCGCGGAGGCCTTTGTCTCGGCCCTGTCCCTGCTGATCCCGGCGGTCGTGGTTCTGGGACTCATCGCCCTCTACGCCTGGGTCCTGGCCCGCTCCACCGTTTACACCCTCACCAACCGGCGCATCGCTTTACGCTTCGGCGTGGCCCTGCCGCGCACCATGAACTTGCCTTTTGCGGTGATCCAGTCGGCCTCTCTCAAGGTTTATGCCAACGGAACCGGGGACATCCCCGTGGTTCTGACCGAGAAGGTGCGGTTGGCGTTCTTGCATTTGTGGCCGCATGTCCGCCCGTGGCGGGTGAAGCGCTCCGAGCCGATGCTGCGCTGTATTCCCGACGCCGAGCGCGTGGCCGGCCTGCTGGCCGATGCCTTGCGCCAAACGTCCAGCGAGACGAATTCGGCGGGCTGA
- the puhC gene encoding photosynthetic complex assembly protein PuhC has protein sequence MGDPFEDKPVPRWTLITAGVVIAITITVAATARYGGYDPGAERRSPVVASEDVALVVQPDGSISVLKGSRPGPISLVPPDQSGFLRGILTSLERERRRRDLPLGAPYRLVRHENGRLALTDPGTGMDIDVGSFGPTSTGVVNGLFEAAKAHD, from the coding sequence ATGGGCGATCCTTTCGAAGACAAGCCGGTTCCGCGCTGGACCCTGATCACCGCCGGCGTTGTGATTGCCATCACCATCACCGTTGCGGCAACGGCGCGCTACGGCGGCTACGATCCGGGCGCGGAACGGCGTTCTCCGGTGGTGGCGTCGGAGGATGTGGCGCTTGTGGTGCAGCCGGACGGATCGATCTCCGTGCTCAAGGGGAGCAGGCCCGGACCCATTTCCTTGGTGCCCCCTGACCAGAGCGGCTTTCTGCGCGGGATTTTGACCAGCCTGGAGCGGGAGCGCCGGCGGCGTGACTTGCCGCTGGGGGCCCCCTATCGGCTGGTACGCCATGAAAACGGCCGCCTCGCCCTGACCGATCCTGGGACCGGCATGGACATTGATGTGGGCTCGTTCGGCCCCACCAGTACCGGGGTTGTCAATGGGTTGTTTGAGGCGGCGAAAGCCCACGATTAG
- the map gene encoding type I methionyl aminopeptidase: protein MTSAAHRAQGIILHGPEAFEGMRRAGRLAAETLDFITPYIQPGVSTDALDRLCATYIADRGGVCAPLGYRGYPRHICTSVNHVVCHGIPAPDKVLQDGDILNIDVTPIVDGWYGDSSRMYHVGEPRVKAKRLVEATYECLMRGIKAAKPGATLGDIGHVIQTYAESLRYSVVRDFCGHGVGREFHQPPNVMHFGRPGQGTVLRPGMIFTIEPMINAGRHETKILADGWTAVTRDKSLSAQFEHSIGITEDGCEIFTLSPRGWHCPPYDGAGTATP, encoded by the coding sequence ATGACCAGTGCGGCACATCGAGCCCAGGGAATTATCCTTCATGGGCCGGAGGCTTTCGAGGGCATGCGCCGGGCCGGACGTCTGGCCGCCGAAACCCTGGATTTTATCACTCCATACATTCAGCCTGGGGTCTCGACCGACGCCCTGGATCGGCTGTGCGCGACCTATATTGCCGATCGGGGCGGGGTGTGTGCGCCGCTGGGGTATCGAGGCTATCCTCGACATATTTGCACGTCGGTCAATCATGTCGTGTGTCACGGCATTCCGGCCCCGGACAAGGTGTTGCAAGACGGCGACATCTTGAATATCGACGTCACGCCGATCGTGGACGGGTGGTACGGGGACTCCAGCCGCATGTATCACGTGGGCGAACCCCGCGTGAAGGCCAAGCGCTTGGTGGAGGCGACCTACGAGTGCCTGATGCGCGGCATCAAGGCGGCCAAGCCCGGCGCCACCTTGGGCGACATCGGCCACGTGATCCAGACCTATGCCGAGTCGCTGCGCTATTCGGTGGTGCGGGATTTCTGTGGCCACGGTGTGGGGCGGGAGTTTCATCAGCCGCCCAATGTCATGCATTTTGGGCGGCCCGGCCAGGGCACGGTGCTGCGTCCGGGCATGATCTTCACCATTGAGCCGATGATCAACGCAGGCCGCCACGAAACCAAGATTCTGGCGGATGGCTGGACCGCTGTGACGCGCGACAAGTCCTTGTCGGCGCAGTTTGAACATTCCATTGGCATTACCGAGGATGGGTGCGAGATTTTCACCCTGTCGCCGCGCGGCTGGCATTGCCCGCCCTATGATGGGGCGGGCACCGCCACGCCATGA